The following nucleotide sequence is from Magnetovibrio sp..
CAATCTTTGTTGTTGAAAATCGCACGCAGCACGGCCCGGTCGATGGGCGCGAAACCGTTGTGGCGCTTTTGCACGGAACGCGGATTCATCACCGAGGGCTGGATCACATGGCTGGCCCTGGCCCCGGTCAGGGCGTGAAACATTGCAAAACGAATTTGCGCATCGAAAGAAAACCGTTCCGGCGCGCTCAAGACATCGCGTTCCGTCGCCACCACCACAAGGGGCTCGCCCGTATTGCGCATATACCTTTTGGCTTGGAAAATGGCGCCGCCGGTCTCAGCCTTACGCAAATCTTGGATATAGTCTTGTTCAGATTCCGAGCCCGACTTGAGCAGTTTTTTATAAGCCGGATACATAGCTGCAAATGGCAAGTTGTCAGGAACCAAAATATATAGGTCAGCGGCATCTTTGTTGGGGTTGACCCCTACCGCAGGAAATTTCAAAACTTCGTCGAACAACTCAAATAAAATGGCATTCCTATTATCTCGCTCAAATGATTTCACATCATAAAAAGAGAAACGAATGCGCTCATTCTTTGCAAATACATCAAAATCCATCGGCCCCGCACCGGAAAAAACCGCCGACATAGCGCCTAGTCCAAGATCTGGAAACATCGCCCGCAGATGGTTTTCGACCTGGGTACGCGGATACGGACTTTCCGCCTTGGCGACGCCATCGACTGTGATGCTCAGCGCCACGACCAGGGCGCAAGCTTTGATCAGCCGTTTGAAAAAGGGCCGTGTCATCCCATCACAATCCCCGGCCGGTGCTTTGCAGATAAGTCATCATGGCGTTGAGCAGCTCTTCGCGAGCGCGCTCAGTCGGCAGAGCGTTCCAATTGTTGTTGGAATACAGAACGTAGATCAGCGCTTCGTCCAAAATGGGAAGTTCCGTGAATTCCGGCAAATCCGGGACGGAAGCTTGCACGGATTCATATACCGCCCCACCCTTTTTCGTGCCCGTGAGCATGAAAAATACGATCTGCATCAAGTAGCGGCGCGGCGGGATATAGGTGCCGCGCTTCGCCCAATGGTTTTCCGCCAGCGCGGAGGCCGCGATGATGGTTTGATCGAGATCGGACGTTAAAAAATTGGCAACCAGATTTTTACGGTTTTCCGCCACCTGATTGAGAGTTTCCACATACGCATCGTCCGCAACGTCGCCTTGCATGCGCGGTCTGTAATCCGGCGTCATGGCTTCGAAAGCCACGTTCTTCACATAGTCGATGGTGAGGTTGGCGGTTTCATCGTCGCCTTTGCGCAATGCGTTCCCCGTGAATTGATCGAAGAGATCGAAGACGGCTTGGGTGTCGGCACTGCTGAGACCTTCCATGCCTTTCACCAGCCACGTCACATCGCCCCTGAAACGCCGAACCGGTGTGTCGTCGCTGTAGGTCAAATCGATGTAGGTCCGAACGCTTCTGCGGTCGTACGCTTCGTCCGCGCGCACGGAAGAAACAAAACTGGCGCTGAACAAGACCGCAATCAATGCGGCGATGGACAAGGCGCGAAACGGGGTCGGCAGGGATTTCAGGACGGGCATTTGAACCTCACGAACATGAACGTCCTTAAATTCATACCCACCCAGGGCGGAACAGTCCAGACACACTTCGCCCTGTCGTTGCAAGCAGAGTATATGTTCGCGCCTTTTCTGTCAAGGATTTTTTACCTATTTTCGTTTTCCCCCGCACCCCCGCGCGCAAAAACACCGCCCAGCGCGTTGGCATGGGCGGCGTTTTTTTTCGATGCGAAGATGCAGACGGTTAAGCCGCCGTGCCGCCGACGGTGAGGTTTTCGATGCGCATGGTCGGCTGACCGACGCCGACCGGCACGCTCTGGCCATCCTTGCCGCACATGCCGACACCGGTATCGAGCTTCATGTCGTTGCCGATCATGGTGACGCGCTTGAGGTCTTCCGGCCCGTTGCCGATCAATGTCGCGCCTTTGACCGGGGCGGCGATTTTACCGTCTTCGATCTTGTAGGCTTCGGTGCAGCTAAAGACATACTTGCCGGACGTGATGTCGACCTGACCGCCGCCGAAGTTGACCGCGTAAAGACCGTTTTTCACCGACTGAATAATTTCCTCAGGCTCCATATCGCCCCCCAACATATACGTGTTGGTCATGCGCGGCACCGGGGCATGGGCGTAGCTTTGACGGCGCCCGTTGCCGGTCGCCTCCATCCCCATCAGGCGCGCGTTCATGCGGTCTTGCATGAAGCCTTTGAGGATGCCGTCCTCAATCAGAACGGTGTTCGACGTCGGCGTGCCTTCGTCGTCGATGCTGAGCGAGCCGCGACGGTCCTGCATGGTGCCGTCGTCGACCACGGTGACGCCCTTGGCCGCAACGCGTTCGCCCAACAGGCCGGCGAACGCCGAGGTCTTTTTGCGGTTGAAATCGCCTTCCAAGCCGTGGCCCACCGCTTCGTGCAGCAACACGCCCGGCCAGCCGGGGCCGAGCACCACGGTCATTTCACCGGCCGGGGCGGGCACGCTATCCAAGTTCACGATGGCTTGGCGCAGGGCTTCGTCGGCGATGTTGGCCCAGTTTTCCGGGGTGATCCACTGCGCGTATTCGGCCCGGCCGCCCGCGCCGAACGAACCGCTTTCCATGCGCCCGTCCTGTTCCACCACCACCGAGACATTGATGCGTACCAGCGGGCGGATGTCCGCCGCGCTGTGGCCACCGGGGCGCAAAATCTCCACGGCCTGCCAGTTGCCTGCGAGCGAGACCGACACCTGTTTGACCCGCGGGTCCTTACCGCGCACATACGCGTCGATGTCGCCCAGCAGCTTGACCTTGGCGTCGAACGCCATGCCTTGCAGCGGGTTCATGTCGCCGTACAGTTTGACGTTGGTGCCCTTGGGGGCCTCGGCCAAGGTGCCGCCGTGACCGTTACAGACGGTCTTTACGGTTTGCCCGGCGCGCTTGATGGCGTCCTCAGACAATTCCGTCGCATGGGCATAGCCTGCCGTTTCGTCCGCCACCGCACGCAGGCCGAAACCTTGGGCGGTGTCGAAATTGGCCGACTTCAACTGGCCGTCGTCGAACAACAGGCTTTCGGATTGGCGGTATTCCAAAAACAGCTCGCCGTCGTCCGCCCCGCCGAGCGCCTCTTCGACAAGGCCGGTGACGCGGCCCCGGTCCATGCCGGTATGTTCGAAGAAAAGCTGATTGGTGGTCGCGGAATTGGACATGAGCGGTCTCCGTTAGATGTGCGCCTTCCCGTATGCCAGAGGGGGCGCGGCGCTGCAAGGGTCGCACCGCATATATAGGGTTTTAATCGCGCTTCGCCAGCGCAGGAAAATCTTGACGATTCGCGTCTGGTTCGACATGTTATGGCGTGAACTACGTGGTGATTTGGCCGGTCGGCTTG
It contains:
- the tldD gene encoding metalloprotease TldD yields the protein MSNSATTNQLFFEHTGMDRGRVTGLVEEALGGADDGELFLEYRQSESLLFDDGQLKSANFDTAQGFGLRAVADETAGYAHATELSEDAIKRAGQTVKTVCNGHGGTLAEAPKGTNVKLYGDMNPLQGMAFDAKVKLLGDIDAYVRGKDPRVKQVSVSLAGNWQAVEILRPGGHSAADIRPLVRINVSVVVEQDGRMESGSFGAGGRAEYAQWITPENWANIADEALRQAIVNLDSVPAPAGEMTVVLGPGWPGVLLHEAVGHGLEGDFNRKKTSAFAGLLGERVAAKGVTVVDDGTMQDRRGSLSIDDEGTPTSNTVLIEDGILKGFMQDRMNARLMGMEATGNGRRQSYAHAPVPRMTNTYMLGGDMEPEEIIQSVKNGLYAVNFGGGQVDITSGKYVFSCTEAYKIEDGKIAAPVKGATLIGNGPEDLKRVTMIGNDMKLDTGVGMCGKDGQSVPVGVGQPTMRIENLTVGGTAA